DNA sequence from the Ailuropoda melanoleuca isolate Jingjing unplaced genomic scaffold, ASM200744v2 unplaced-scaffold11316, whole genome shotgun sequence genome:
aatcaaaaagacaaatggcAGGAGTAAGTCCTATGTTATCAGTAAGCAAATTAATGTgcatggactaaatgctccaattaaaaagAAGACATTGGCAGATATCTGCTCTAACCATCGCTAGTCAACATTGTCTAGAAGTTCCAGCCAGGACAACGAGGTAAGGAAATTAGATGCATATTCCACTTGTCCTTCCCTTGGATTCCTTGAGATAACTGGCATCATTAGGTTATGACAAAGATCTTTCCTGAGTACTAAGATGTCAATTATTAGTttcaccccccctttttttttgaagtttcattTTCACCACAGATTCCTTATACTAACTAAAAAGTTGCCAGTGTATATGTTCCCTATTTTTTCAGCCATGTGTAATGATTGATGAATATAATGGAAAGATACGTGGGAGAATTATCTAAGTGAGCACATTCTCAGTGTTAGTTACCCTTGTTGTCCAGCTTCAGAACCTTATACAAGCCCTGCCTGAGCTCCTTGTTCTTGAGTGCATACAccatgggggagggcaggaggaatgACATTGTGTAGTACATTGAGTAGAACTGGGATGAGGGGAACCGTCATGGCTGCACTATGGGTGATGGAAATGACAACAATGATAgtgtaaaagaacaaaattaggaTGAGGTGAGAAGTGCAGGTACTTAGGGCTTTGGACGCAGCTTCTGCTGAGTTCAGCTTCAGCACTGAGTGAAGTATCAAAACATATGATAAGAAAATCAAACCCAGGTCACTTCCCATCAGTGTCCAGGCCAGAAGTAGCTGGTAGATGCTGTTGATTGTCCTGTCATCACAGGATAAAAGAGTGACTCCGAGATTAGAACACAGGCAGTGCTCAATTTGGTTCTGTGAGCAGTAGTGCCTCTGTGCAGCCAACACAGGCACTGGGATGGTAGTTAGGGTATTTCTGAGTGCCATGAACATAGTTGCCTTGACAACAAAAGAATCAGTAACTATTGAGGGATAGCGTAGTGGTCTGCAAATGGCTACAAATCTGTCTATAGCCATGCAGACAAAGATACCTGACTCCATGCCCACAAAACAATGTATGACATACATCTGAGCAAAGCACTCAGGGAGACTGATGGCCTTAGCACTGAACCATAAGATGGCCAAAATCTTGGGCATGATGGTGGTGGCCAGTCCCATGTCTACCACAGCCAGGATCCCCAGGAAATAGTACATAGGTTGGCGCAGTGTGGCCTCTTGTTTGATGGTCACCAGGATAAGGATGTTGGCAGTGAGAGCTAAGAGGTAGAgcagagccaggggcagggagaacCAGTGCTGCCAGGCGTGAATGCCTGGGAATCCCATCAGAATGAACTCAGAGACTTGGAACTTAGAGATGTTGGAATGTGTGAGATCCTGCAACATCCTTCACTAGGAGAAAAAAANCTGGAACATCCTTCACTAGGAGAAAAAACAATATTCAAAGTCACTATGCTTAGCAGACTCTCAAACAGTATTTGGAAAGAAGTTACCATGTTCATGGTTTTGAAATGGAGGGTTCTTCATCTTCATTCTTCTGATTCTGccactaacatttactgaacatttctAGAGAAACGGGAACCATGGTAGCGCATTCTCCATGTTGCCTCAGACATCATCCTAAAACTCCATAAGGCAGGACACATTATTTACACCCTCTCGTAATTGAAGAATTACACATTAGAATTGTCAGGAACTTGATCATTATCTTCCATCTGGTAAATCATGGAACCtggagaaaagaataataatctGACACCACAGCCTGGCCTCTTCAGTTTGGTTATCCTAAGGGGTTGCTTTCGTTAGAGACTGAAGCTTTAGTAGGGGAGTAGAGATGTTTATGCATTGAGACACTAATACTCAGATCAGAATGTAGGTCATTGGAGATAGCATTGTTTTTATTCAAGTCCATGAGAATGTTTGAACTACTcatgaatattatttaattttaattaaaatgtctgAGGTAAGTTGCTATACCCTCCTTTTTTTGTGTGAGGAAATGGATGTCCAGAATTGCTAATGACCTGCTCAAATCCAAATAACTATAACAAAGAGAAATATGCTTCACAAATCTCAGTATTCTTAAATCTAGTTGATTATGGTTTCCCCTTGTTAACATACTTTTTCTTCTTGGAGCT
Encoded proteins:
- the LOC105235097 gene encoding putative olfactory receptor 56B2, which codes for MLQDLTHSNISKFQVSEFILMGFPGIHAWQHWFSLPLALLYLLALTANILILVTIKQEATLRQPMYYFLGILAVVDMGLATTIMPKILAILWFSAKAISLPECFAQMYVIHCFVGMESGIFVCMAIDRFVAICRPLRYPSIVTDSFVVKATMFMALRNTLTTIPVPVLAAQRHYCSQNQIEHCLCSNLGVTLLSCDDRTINSIYQLLLAWTLMGSDLGLIFLSYVLILHSVLKLNSAEAASKALSTCTSHLILILFFYTIIVVISITHSAAMTVPLIPVLLNVLHNVIPPALPHGVCTQEQGAQAGLV